A stretch of Paucidesulfovibrio gracilis DSM 16080 DNA encodes these proteins:
- the hypD gene encoding hydrogenase formation protein HypD, which translates to MSLKLLDEFHDPKLCRGLLDRLHSLVDREFRFMEVCGTHTVAIFQSGLRSLLPEQVVHLSGPGCPVCVTHESEVNAFIDLAERDDVVVATFGDLMRVPGSRGRSLKKAQADGARVEVVYSPPDALKLAADNPDKTVVFLGVGFETTAPTVAGTLLMAREQGLTNFRVLSFHKLVPPALGALMADPEVRIDAFIMPGHVSAIIGVEPYRAVADQFGKSSAVTGFEPADILGSLVYLVERWKEGKPAAANLYPRVVRDGGNAKARAVMDQVFQTTDALWRGLGMIPNSGLELRPEFEQFDAKKWFGLEIEECPALPGCRCGDVLKGKLRPDQCPLFKKACTPANPVGPCMVSTEGSCAAYFKYSMD; encoded by the coding sequence TTGAGCCTCAAACTGCTTGACGAATTTCACGATCCGAAACTGTGCCGCGGCCTGCTCGACAGGCTGCATTCCCTTGTGGACCGGGAGTTCCGTTTCATGGAGGTGTGCGGGACGCACACCGTGGCTATTTTCCAAAGCGGGTTGCGTTCGCTCCTGCCGGAGCAGGTGGTCCACCTCTCCGGGCCGGGATGCCCGGTTTGCGTGACGCACGAGTCCGAAGTCAACGCGTTCATCGACCTGGCCGAGCGGGATGACGTGGTGGTGGCCACTTTTGGCGACCTCATGCGTGTTCCGGGCAGCCGGGGGCGAAGCCTGAAGAAAGCCCAGGCCGACGGCGCCAGGGTGGAGGTGGTCTACTCGCCGCCCGATGCCCTGAAGCTTGCCGCAGACAATCCGGACAAAACCGTGGTCTTTCTTGGAGTCGGTTTCGAGACCACGGCCCCCACCGTTGCCGGAACCCTGCTCATGGCCCGGGAACAGGGCTTGACCAACTTCAGGGTTCTTTCCTTCCACAAACTGGTTCCCCCGGCACTGGGGGCGCTTATGGCCGACCCCGAAGTGCGCATCGACGCCTTCATCATGCCCGGCCACGTTTCCGCCATCATCGGCGTGGAACCGTATCGTGCGGTGGCCGATCAGTTTGGCAAGTCCTCGGCCGTTACCGGGTTCGAGCCGGCGGACATCCTCGGTTCGCTGGTCTATTTGGTGGAGCGTTGGAAAGAAGGAAAACCCGCGGCCGCCAACCTTTATCCCCGCGTCGTCCGGGATGGGGGCAATGCCAAGGCCCGGGCCGTCATGGATCAGGTTTTTCAAACAACGGACGCGCTCTGGCGCGGTCTGGGCATGATTCCGAATTCCGGCCTGGAACTGCGGCCCGAATTCGAACAGTTCGATGCCAAAAAATGGTTCGGTCTGGAGATTGAGGAATGTCCGGCCCTGCCCGGCTGTCGCTGCGGCGACGTGCTCAAGGGCAAATTGCGTCCTGATCAGTGTCCCCTGTTCAAAAAAGCCTGCACACCGGCCAACCCTGTCGGTCCCTGCATGGTTTCCACCGAAGGCTCCTGCGCCGCCTACTTCAAATACAGCATGGATTAA
- the hypE gene encoding hydrogenase expression/formation protein HypE produces the protein MSDKVLLDYGSGGRASQRLVSELFLKHFDNPELDRLNDAACLNLQGPVAMSTDSFTVDPIFFPGGDIGQLAVHGTVNDVAMLGAEPQYLTCGYIIEEGLPMADLERVVASMGQAARHAGVYIVTGDTKVVPRGTVDKIFINTTGVGRIVADPMPSGERAAPGDAVLLSGTMGDHGLTILGTREGLSFEAKVQSDCASLNHLLLKLVRELPDVHVLRDPTRGGLATTLNEIAISSKAGMEIEETAIPVRPEVAGGCSVLGLDPLYLANEGKFICIVPEKDAEKALEIMRADALGHDACRIGSVTAENPGKVSLVTPLGGKRLLNMLEGEQLPRIC, from the coding sequence ATGAGTGACAAGGTTCTTCTTGATTACGGCAGTGGCGGACGCGCCTCGCAGCGTCTGGTTTCGGAACTTTTTCTCAAGCACTTCGACAATCCCGAGTTGGATCGCCTCAATGACGCGGCCTGCCTGAACCTTCAGGGTCCGGTGGCCATGAGCACGGATTCCTTTACCGTGGATCCCATTTTCTTCCCCGGCGGAGATATCGGGCAGCTCGCCGTCCATGGCACGGTCAACGATGTGGCCATGCTCGGCGCGGAACCGCAGTATCTCACCTGCGGGTATATTATTGAAGAAGGTCTGCCCATGGCCGACCTGGAACGGGTGGTGGCCTCCATGGGCCAGGCCGCCCGGCATGCCGGAGTCTACATCGTCACGGGCGACACCAAGGTGGTACCCCGCGGCACCGTGGACAAGATTTTCATCAACACCACAGGGGTTGGGCGTATCGTGGCCGACCCCATGCCCAGTGGCGAACGGGCCGCTCCCGGCGATGCGGTTCTGCTCTCCGGCACCATGGGCGACCACGGATTGACCATTCTCGGCACCCGGGAAGGGCTGTCGTTCGAGGCAAAGGTACAAAGCGACTGCGCCTCCCTCAACCATTTGTTGCTCAAACTGGTGCGCGAACTGCCCGATGTGCATGTCTTGCGCGATCCGACCCGGGGCGGACTGGCCACGACCCTGAACGAAATTGCGATCAGCTCCAAGGCCGGGATGGAAATCGAAGAGACGGCCATTCCAGTGCGGCCGGAAGTGGCGGGCGGATGTTCGGTTCTGGGACTTGATCCGCTGTATCTGGCCAACGAGGGCAAGTTCATCTGTATCGTGCCTGAGAAAGACGCGGAAAAAGCGTTGGAAATTATGCGCGCGGATGCGCTTGGCCACGACGCCTGCCGCATTGGTTCCGTTACCGCCGAGAACCCCGGGAAGGTGTCCCTGGTGACGCCCCTGGGAGGCAAGCGGTTGCTGAACATGCTCGAAGGAGAGCAATTGCCGCGGATCTGTTGA
- a CDS encoding YbjN domain-containing protein, with product MRQVKTHFTIMLALALCLGLFSGNCFAQSMYDGISGPEMQRILNNMGFSTELTRDDAGDPLINSSEDGLNFQVYFYNCTNDVCEAIQFYSGFTQTNNPSAESINEWNTTKRFGRAYRNNNGDSRVEMDALVTGGVTEQHIRNLASTWKIVLQQFAQHINW from the coding sequence ATGCGACAGGTCAAAACCCACTTCACCATCATGCTTGCTCTCGCCTTGTGCCTGGGCCTGTTTTCCGGCAACTGCTTTGCGCAGTCCATGTACGACGGCATCTCCGGTCCTGAGATGCAGCGCATCCTGAACAACATGGGCTTTTCCACGGAACTGACCCGGGATGACGCAGGGGATCCCCTGATCAATTCCAGTGAAGACGGTCTCAACTTCCAGGTCTATTTCTATAACTGCACCAACGACGTTTGCGAAGCCATCCAGTTCTACAGCGGCTTCACCCAGACCAACAATCCCAGCGCCGAGTCCATCAACGAATGGAACACCACCAAGCGCTTTGGCCGCGCCTACCGCAACAACAACGGCGACAGCCGCGTTGAGATGGACGCCCTGGTCACCGGCGGCGTCACGGAACAGCACATTCGCAACCTGGCCAGCACCTGGAAGATCGTGCTGCAGCAGTTCGCTCAGCATATCAACTGGTAA
- a CDS encoding symporter small accessory protein, protein MMLGLGSVEIALAFWLVILCAAVCVVYGALHWNHGDECDAVDPERKAQSGADQEALSAGHAVDASSAAGCCEEAAS, encoded by the coding sequence ATGATGCTGGGACTCGGAAGCGTGGAAATAGCACTGGCCTTCTGGCTGGTAATTCTCTGCGCGGCAGTGTGTGTGGTGTATGGGGCGTTGCATTGGAATCATGGAGACGAATGCGATGCCGTGGATCCGGAGCGGAAAGCACAGAGCGGGGCAGACCAGGAGGCGTTGTCGGCGGGGCATGCCGTGGATGCTTCTTCCGCCGCTGGTTGCTGTGAGGAGGCTGCCTCATGA
- a CDS encoding sodium:solute symporter family protein has translation MITKILVCVVYFSVVFYLGYKGWKTTREASDYMLAGRRMHPFVMAMSYGATFISTSAIIGFGGAAGLFGFSLLWLTVANVFIGVFLAMTVFGKRTRRMGLCLNCHTFPELLGRRYDSSFIQGFSGLIIFLFIPVYAAAVLIGISRMLEVSLNIPYDWALVGMTLILALYVVTGGLKAVMYTDAFQGTIMLVMMAVLLIFTYTALGGVTQAHQTLTDMAAMMPEKLQKGGMIGWTQGAQFGSPLWLVIYTTIIYGVGIGVLAQPQLAVRFMTVRSDKQLNRAVLFGGIFIPMMTGVAFIVGALSNAVFTARGGELSIVEAGGNMDKIIPAYIEQVMPDWFAGLFLLGMFAAAMSTLSSQYHVGGTSLGRDVIEHGLFRRNVGTARASRIGVSVTILATLVWAWVLPGSVIARATAFFFGLCAASFLPIYLLGLYWKGMTKAGAKVAMLGGFGVSMLWLLFVHEKEAAAIGLCRWLTGQSTLAAWAEPGSWVWLLQWVDPNVVALPVGFLLAVAVSLGTQPLRTEHLQRCWANF, from the coding sequence ATGATTACCAAGATTCTCGTCTGCGTCGTATATTTTTCCGTGGTGTTTTATCTGGGATACAAAGGCTGGAAAACAACCCGCGAGGCCTCGGACTATATGCTGGCCGGGCGGCGGATGCATCCGTTCGTCATGGCCATGAGTTACGGTGCCACCTTTATTTCCACATCCGCTATCATCGGATTCGGCGGGGCCGCCGGGCTGTTTGGATTTTCCCTGCTCTGGCTTACCGTGGCCAACGTCTTCATCGGCGTGTTTCTGGCCATGACGGTGTTTGGCAAGCGCACCCGCCGCATGGGGCTTTGTTTGAACTGCCACACCTTCCCGGAATTGTTGGGCCGACGGTATGATTCCTCCTTCATTCAGGGATTTTCCGGGCTGATCATCTTTTTGTTTATCCCTGTGTATGCCGCGGCAGTGCTTATCGGCATTTCCCGTATGCTCGAGGTCTCGTTGAATATCCCCTATGATTGGGCCTTGGTGGGCATGACGCTTATCCTGGCGCTTTACGTCGTCACGGGCGGGCTTAAAGCCGTCATGTACACGGATGCGTTTCAGGGAACCATCATGCTGGTCATGATGGCGGTGCTTTTGATCTTTACCTATACAGCTCTGGGAGGCGTCACCCAGGCGCACCAAACCCTGACGGACATGGCCGCCATGATGCCGGAAAAGCTCCAAAAGGGTGGCATGATCGGCTGGACCCAGGGAGCGCAGTTCGGCTCTCCGCTTTGGCTGGTCATCTATACCACGATCATTTACGGAGTCGGCATCGGTGTGCTTGCCCAGCCGCAACTGGCCGTGCGGTTCATGACCGTTCGCAGCGACAAGCAGCTCAACCGGGCCGTGCTCTTCGGCGGAATTTTCATCCCAATGATGACCGGGGTGGCCTTTATCGTGGGCGCGTTGTCCAATGCCGTGTTCACGGCGCGGGGCGGGGAGCTGTCCATCGTGGAGGCGGGCGGCAACATGGACAAGATCATCCCTGCCTATATTGAGCAGGTCATGCCGGATTGGTTTGCGGGGTTATTCCTGCTCGGCATGTTCGCGGCGGCCATGTCCACGCTGAGTTCCCAATACCATGTGGGGGGGACATCCTTGGGACGTGACGTCATCGAACACGGCTTGTTCCGGCGCAATGTGGGTACGGCCCGGGCCTCGCGCATCGGGGTGAGCGTGACCATTCTCGCCACGCTGGTCTGGGCCTGGGTGCTGCCCGGGTCCGTCATTGCCAGGGCCACAGCCTTTTTCTTCGGTCTGTGTGCGGCGTCGTTCCTGCCGATCTATTTGTTGGGGCTGTATTGGAAGGGCATGACAAAGGCCGGAGCCAAGGTCGCTATGCTGGGCGGATTCGGTGTTTCCATGCTCTGGCTTTTGTTCGTGCATGAAAAGGAAGCCGCGGCCATCGGGTTGTGTCGGTGGCTGACGGGGCAGTCCACCCTGGCGGCCTGGGCTGAACCCGGTTCCTGGGTCTGGCTGTTGCAGTGGGTGGATCCGAATGTCGTGGCCCTGCCGGTCGGTTTCTTGCTGGCCGTGGCAGTGAGCCTGGGAACGCAACCGTTGCGAACGGAACATTTGCAACGGTGCTGGGCAAACTTCTGA
- a CDS encoding tRNA dihydrouridine synthase yields MPICISTMNTLPIRPEIPWLAPLAGYSDLPFRMLCRAHGAGVTNTEMVSAKGLCYFNRGTSSLLNTHPEDAPLVVQLFGADPDSYHQAMDKTLEMGFRFFDLNAGCPVRKVTKSGSGSRLLENPDRLYAIAEIMVNKAGPGAVGVKTRLGWEKGVDTFLDVAKRLEDIGVAWLTLHPRYGKQLFSGQADWSRLAEVKQAVSIPIVGSGDLYTAEAGVRCLRETGIDAVMFARGAMFDPAIFERFHALMRGEESPPRDGEHLARIVRMHIQYTREFDGSDRSFRKLRSFIPRYAKGLRDIRSLRNELISCETWEALESAASRIREMQPADPLGFDPADVIPD; encoded by the coding sequence GTGCCTATTTGCATTTCCACTATGAACACCCTGCCCATTCGCCCGGAAATCCCCTGGCTCGCGCCGCTTGCAGGTTACAGCGACCTGCCCTTCCGCATGCTCTGCCGCGCTCACGGCGCCGGTGTGACCAATACGGAGATGGTCTCCGCCAAAGGCCTTTGTTATTTCAATCGCGGCACATCCAGTTTGCTGAACACCCACCCCGAGGATGCTCCCTTGGTGGTGCAACTTTTTGGAGCGGATCCGGATTCCTACCACCAAGCCATGGACAAAACGCTGGAGATGGGCTTTCGTTTTTTTGACCTCAACGCAGGATGCCCCGTCCGAAAAGTTACCAAATCCGGTTCCGGATCCAGGTTGCTGGAGAATCCGGACCGACTCTACGCCATCGCGGAGATCATGGTCAACAAGGCCGGACCTGGAGCTGTCGGCGTGAAAACCCGACTCGGCTGGGAAAAAGGTGTGGACACCTTTCTGGATGTGGCCAAACGACTGGAAGATATCGGAGTGGCCTGGCTCACTCTGCATCCGCGCTATGGCAAGCAGCTCTTTTCCGGCCAGGCGGACTGGTCCCGTCTAGCCGAAGTGAAACAGGCGGTCTCCATCCCCATCGTAGGCTCCGGCGACCTCTACACCGCCGAGGCCGGAGTGCGCTGCCTGCGGGAGACCGGCATCGACGCGGTCATGTTTGCCCGCGGAGCCATGTTCGACCCCGCTATTTTTGAACGCTTCCATGCCCTCATGCGCGGGGAGGAATCGCCCCCACGGGACGGCGAACACCTGGCCCGCATCGTCCGGATGCACATTCAATATACCCGAGAATTCGACGGGTCGGACCGCTCCTTCCGCAAACTTCGCTCGTTCATTCCCCGCTATGCCAAAGGGCTGCGTGATATCCGCTCCCTGCGCAACGAACTGATCAGCTGCGAGACCTGGGAGGCGCTGGAGTCCGCCGCTTCCCGCATCCGGGAAATGCAGCCCGCCGACCCATTGGGTTTTGATCCGGCCGATGTGATTCCCGACTGA
- the tuf gene encoding elongation factor Tu translates to MGKAKFERSKPHVNVGTIGHIDHGKTTLTAAITKLANMAGQGEYVAFDEIDKAPEEKERGITIATAHVEYETENRHYAHVDCPGHADYIKNMITGAAQMDGAILVCAATDGPMPQTREHILLGRQVGVPAMVVFLNKCDMVDDEELLELVELEVRELLSKYEFPGDDIPVIKGSALKALEADSVDDEAAKPIFELLAACDSYIPEPERDIDKPFLMPIEDVFSISGRGTVVTGRVERGIITVGDEVEIIGIKDTAKTTCTGVEMFRKVLDQGQAGDNVGVLVRGVKRDDVERGQVLAKPGSITPHTKFKAQVYVLSKDEGGRHTPFFSGYRPQFYFRTTDVTGVVTLEEGVEMVMPGDNAVFNVELIAPIAMETGLRFAIREGGRTVGAGAVSEIVE, encoded by the coding sequence ATGGGTAAGGCCAAGTTTGAGCGGAGCAAGCCGCACGTCAACGTTGGTACCATCGGTCACATCGACCACGGAAAAACCACTCTGACCGCCGCCATCACCAAGTTGGCGAACATGGCCGGCCAGGGCGAATACGTCGCCTTCGACGAGATCGATAAGGCTCCCGAAGAGAAAGAGCGCGGCATCACCATCGCCACCGCCCACGTCGAGTATGAGACGGAAAATCGTCACTACGCTCACGTGGACTGCCCCGGTCACGCCGACTACATCAAGAATATGATCACTGGTGCCGCCCAGATGGACGGAGCTATCCTCGTCTGCGCCGCCACCGACGGTCCCATGCCCCAGACTCGTGAGCACATCCTGCTCGGTCGTCAGGTTGGCGTGCCCGCCATGGTCGTGTTCCTGAACAAGTGCGACATGGTGGACGACGAAGAGCTGCTGGAGCTGGTCGAGTTGGAAGTGCGCGAGCTGCTTTCCAAGTACGAGTTCCCCGGCGACGACATTCCTGTCATCAAGGGTTCCGCCCTGAAGGCTCTTGAGGCCGACAGCGTGGACGATGAAGCCGCCAAGCCCATCTTTGAGCTGCTGGCCGCTTGCGACAGCTACATCCCTGAGCCTGAGCGCGACATCGACAAGCCCTTCCTGATGCCCATCGAGGACGTGTTCTCCATCTCCGGTCGCGGTACCGTTGTTACCGGTCGTGTGGAGCGCGGCATCATCACCGTTGGTGACGAAGTCGAAATTATCGGCATCAAGGATACCGCCAAGACCACCTGCACGGGCGTGGAAATGTTCCGCAAGGTGCTGGACCAGGGTCAGGCTGGCGACAACGTCGGTGTGCTGGTTCGCGGTGTGAAGCGCGACGATGTCGAGCGCGGTCAGGTTCTGGCCAAGCCCGGTTCCATCACCCCGCACACCAAGTTCAAGGCCCAGGTCTACGTCCTGTCCAAGGATGAAGGCGGCCGTCATACCCCGTTCTTCTCCGGCTACCGTCCGCAGTTCTACTTCCGCACCACGGACGTCACCGGCGTCGTGACCCTGGAAGAGGGTGTCGAGATGGTTATGCCTGGCGACAACGCTGTGTTCAACGTCGAGCTGATCGCCCCCATCGCCATGGAGACCGGTCTTCGCTTCGCCATCCGTGAAGGCGGCCGCACTGTCGGCGCCGGCGCGGTGAGCGAAATCGTGGAGTAA
- the rpmG gene encoding 50S ribosomal protein L33, which produces MRVNIQLQCTECKRKNYATSKNKKNTTGRLEVKKYCPWDKKHTVHKESK; this is translated from the coding sequence ATGCGCGTCAACATTCAGTTGCAGTGCACGGAGTGCAAGCGTAAGAACTACGCTACCTCCAAGAACAAGAAGAATACTACTGGACGTCTGGAAGTGAAGAAGTATTGTCCCTGGGACAAGAAACACACTGTCCACAAGGAATCCAAGTAG
- the secE gene encoding preprotein translocase subunit SecE — protein MARRKSKDSGGQQAQKASPASLGAKISQLKEFFEESKVEIKKVVWPSRKETVATSIAVVVFTVVVALFLGVVDFGLSQLISVILS, from the coding sequence ATGGCCAGAAGGAAAAGTAAGGACTCCGGCGGCCAGCAGGCCCAGAAGGCCTCCCCGGCAAGCCTGGGAGCCAAGATCTCACAGCTGAAGGAATTCTTCGAAGAATCCAAAGTCGAGATCAAAAAAGTCGTCTGGCCCAGCCGGAAGGAAACTGTTGCCACCAGCATCGCCGTCGTGGTTTTCACGGTGGTGGTCGCCCTGTTTCTGGGGGTTGTCGACTTTGGGCTGTCTCAGCTCATCAGCGTCATCCTGTCCTAA
- the nusG gene encoding transcription termination/antitermination protein NusG, translating into MSQLELTGGSSHKARWYILHTYSGFEQRVEQTIKEMMRTGQDDGLIEEVIMPTEKVVEMVKGEKRTTTRKFYPGYVMIKMVMTDDSWHLIQDIPKVTGFVGGKNRPTPMRDSEAQHILNMMESRQEKPRPKFNFGRGDEVRVIDGPFSGFNGVVEDVNYDKGKLRVNVSIFGRQTPVELDFVQVDKG; encoded by the coding sequence ATGAGTCAACTAGAGCTTACAGGCGGCAGCTCTCACAAGGCCCGTTGGTACATTCTGCACACCTACTCGGGATTCGAGCAGCGGGTTGAGCAGACCATCAAGGAAATGATGCGTACCGGCCAGGATGACGGCCTCATCGAGGAAGTCATCATGCCCACGGAAAAAGTCGTGGAAATGGTCAAGGGCGAGAAGCGGACCACTACGCGCAAGTTTTATCCCGGTTATGTCATGATCAAGATGGTCATGACGGATGATTCCTGGCACCTCATCCAGGACATTCCCAAGGTGACCGGGTTTGTCGGCGGCAAAAATCGCCCCACGCCCATGCGCGACAGTGAGGCGCAGCATATTCTGAATATGATGGAGAGCCGCCAGGAAAAGCCGCGTCCAAAATTCAACTTTGGCCGTGGAGACGAAGTCCGCGTCATCGACGGACCCTTCTCCGGGTTCAACGGAGTGGTGGAAGACGTCAACTACGACAAGGGCAAGCTCCGGGTCAATGTCTCCATCTTCGGTCGCCAGACCCCCGTCGAGCTGGATTTTGTCCAGGTGGACAAAGGCTGA
- the rplK gene encoding 50S ribosomal protein L11: MAKKVIGKIKLQIAAGAANPSPPVGPALGQHGVNIMEFCKAFNAKTQDQKGMIIPVIIEVYADRSFSFITKTPPASVLLLKAAKLDGGSGEPNKVKVGKVTRAQVREIAELKMPDLTAADIDAAMRSVEGTARSMGIEVKG, encoded by the coding sequence ATGGCCAAGAAAGTCATCGGTAAAATCAAGCTGCAGATCGCCGCAGGCGCTGCCAATCCGTCGCCGCCCGTCGGCCCGGCTCTTGGTCAGCACGGCGTGAACATCATGGAGTTCTGCAAGGCCTTCAACGCCAAAACGCAGGACCAGAAGGGGATGATCATTCCCGTGATCATCGAGGTCTACGCGGACCGGTCGTTCTCCTTCATCACCAAGACCCCGCCCGCTTCGGTGTTGTTGCTCAAGGCCGCCAAACTGGACGGCGGCAGCGGCGAGCCCAACAAGGTGAAGGTCGGCAAGGTGACCCGCGCCCAGGTGCGGGAAATCGCCGAACTGAAAATGCCCGACCTGACCGCCGCGGACATCGACGCAGCCATGCGCAGTGTCGAGGGAACCGCCCGCAGCATGGGCATCGAAGTCAAAGGTTAG
- the rplA gene encoding 50S ribosomal protein L1: protein MPKHGKKYRNAVEGRDNVERVSVEEGVKLAIEASYASFDETVDVAINLGVDPKYSDQMVRGAVTLPNGLGKDVRVAAFCKGDKESEAKEAGADVVGGEDLVEKIQGGWLEFDKAVATPDMMAQVGKIGRILGPRGLMPNAKTGTVTFDIGNAVKELKAGKVEFKVDKAGVLHAPIGKVSFGAEKLCENLKALLDTVNRLKPSSSKGTYMRNLAVATTMGPGVKVDVSTVRKFLGA from the coding sequence ATGCCGAAACACGGAAAGAAATACAGAAACGCCGTCGAAGGCCGCGACAATGTCGAGCGCGTCTCGGTGGAAGAAGGTGTCAAGCTGGCTATTGAAGCCTCCTACGCCTCTTTCGACGAAACCGTGGACGTGGCCATTAACCTCGGTGTCGACCCCAAGTATTCCGACCAGATGGTGCGCGGAGCCGTCACCCTGCCCAATGGGCTGGGCAAGGACGTGCGCGTGGCCGCCTTCTGTAAGGGGGATAAGGAGTCTGAAGCCAAGGAAGCGGGTGCCGATGTGGTCGGTGGCGAAGACTTGGTGGAAAAGATCCAGGGTGGATGGCTCGAATTCGATAAGGCTGTCGCTACCCCGGATATGATGGCTCAGGTCGGTAAGATTGGTCGCATCCTCGGTCCCCGTGGCCTGATGCCCAACGCCAAGACCGGTACCGTCACCTTTGACATCGGCAACGCCGTCAAGGAACTCAAGGCCGGTAAGGTCGAGTTCAAGGTGGACAAGGCCGGTGTGCTGCACGCTCCCATCGGAAAGGTTTCCTTTGGCGCGGAAAAGCTTTGCGAAAACCTCAAAGCCCTGCTGGATACCGTTAATCGGCTCAAGCCCTCTTCCAGCAAGGGAACCTATATGCGGAACCTCGCTGTGGCCACCACCATGGGGCCGGGCGTGAAGGTGGACGTGTCCACTGTCCGCAAGTTCCTTGGAGCCTAA
- the rplJ gene encoding 50S ribosomal protein L10 produces the protein MNRQEKAQVIEQLSGKASRASIAVVTGFAGISVEQSTALRKQLRESGVDFQVVKNTLARLALKDTEHGVLCEHFKDNCAVALGYEDPVPLAKALAEFAKTNKKFEVKFGSLEGRFLDENDLKELAKLPGKPELLASALGTMNAVPTNFVGLFANLLRNTLYALNAIKEQKEAA, from the coding sequence ATGAACAGGCAAGAAAAAGCCCAAGTTATTGAGCAGCTTTCTGGGAAGGCTTCTCGGGCGAGCATTGCCGTCGTCACCGGTTTCGCCGGCATTTCTGTTGAGCAGAGCACCGCTCTGCGTAAGCAGCTGCGCGAATCCGGGGTCGATTTCCAGGTCGTCAAGAACACCCTGGCCCGGTTAGCTCTCAAGGATACCGAACACGGGGTCCTCTGTGAGCATTTCAAGGATAACTGCGCCGTTGCCCTCGGGTACGAAGATCCCGTTCCCCTGGCTAAGGCGCTGGCTGAGTTTGCCAAGACGAACAAAAAGTTCGAGGTAAAATTCGGCTCCCTTGAAGGGCGCTTTCTTGACGAGAACGACTTGAAGGAACTCGCCAAGCTGCCTGGCAAGCCTGAACTGCTTGCCTCGGCTCTCGGCACCATGAACGCTGTGCCGACCAACTTTGTGGGTCTGTTCGCGAACCTGCTTCGCAACACCCTCTACGCCTTGAATGCCATCAAGGAACAGAAAGAAGCGGCCTAG
- the rplL gene encoding 50S ribosomal protein L7/L12 — translation MADITKDQVVDFIANMTVLELSEFIKELEEKFGVSAAAPVAAVAAAPAAGDGGAAEEEKTEFDVILTGAGDNKIGTIKAVRAITGLGLKEAKALVDEAPKPIKEGVSKDEAEEAKKQLEEAGAGVEVK, via the coding sequence ATGGCTGATATCACCAAAGACCAGGTTGTCGATTTCATCGCCAACATGACCGTTCTGGAGCTTTCCGAGTTCATCAAAGAGCTGGAAGAGAAGTTCGGCGTTTCCGCCGCCGCCCCCGTGGCCGCTGTTGCTGCCGCCCCCGCTGCCGGTGACGGTGGCGCTGCTGAAGAAGAGAAGACCGAGTTCGACGTCATTCTCACCGGCGCTGGCGACAACAAGATCGGCACCATCAAGGCTGTGCGCGCCATCACCGGTCTGGGCCTGAAAGAGGCCAAGGCTCTCGTTGATGAGGCTCCGAAGCCCATCAAGGAAGGCGTGTCCAAGGACGAGGCCGAAGAGGCCAAGAAGCAGCTCGAGGAAGCGGGCGCCGGCGTTGAAGTCAAGTAA